Proteins encoded by one window of Acuticoccus sp. MNP-M23:
- a CDS encoding type I secretion system permease/ATPase, translated as MATRSNPVSEAVRQYRYAFGAIFSFSLLINLLMLTGPLFMLQIYDRVLVSRHVETLAALFLLVIGLYAAMALLEVVRARILSRLAARLDNVAGRPAFLRTVLCSGMPADAGRDAVRDLDRVRQFVSSSAMAGLFDMPWLPIYLAIVYLIHPALGLLATAGAVVLLVIALVTDLVTRPLVRQAGSLSGERAAMVESGRRGAEALTGMGMEDAIGRVWDRLNARFVDATARAGDAVGLSAVLSKTFRLFLQSAMLALGAYLAIGGAISAGAMIAASIIMARGLQPVEMAVQNWRHMLGAHDAYSRLKLATSSAPLAAAVALPAPRAALQVDNLSVSPGEGAAATLTGVSLAVECGTALGVIGHSGSGKSTLARALVGVWPAQEGTVMLDGAPLPQWIARGEHVGYLPQDVELMDGTVAENIARFQDAAPDDAVVAAAMAAGCHALILSLPDGYGTRLGGGGRTLSAGQRQRIALARALYGDPFLLVLDEPNSNLDGHGDTALNRAILGAKARGAAVVVVAHRPSALSAMDRLALIENGALTECGPRDVVLKALMRRDKTAAAPRAEAADATGSGAGA; from the coding sequence ATGGCCACCAGGTCCAATCCAGTTTCCGAAGCTGTCAGGCAATATCGCTATGCCTTCGGCGCCATATTTTCATTTAGCCTCCTCATAAATTTGCTGATGCTTACCGGCCCGCTGTTCATGTTGCAGATTTACGACCGCGTGCTGGTCAGTCGGCATGTAGAGACATTGGCCGCGTTATTCCTGCTGGTGATCGGACTATATGCGGCCATGGCTCTCCTTGAGGTTGTGAGGGCGCGCATCCTCTCCCGGCTGGCGGCGCGGCTGGACAATGTGGCCGGCCGGCCCGCGTTCCTGCGCACCGTTCTTTGTTCCGGCATGCCGGCAGATGCAGGCCGCGACGCGGTGCGCGACCTCGACAGGGTGCGCCAGTTTGTCTCGTCCAGCGCGATGGCCGGGCTGTTCGACATGCCGTGGCTGCCGATCTATCTCGCAATCGTCTACCTGATCCACCCTGCGCTTGGCCTCCTGGCCACCGCTGGTGCGGTTGTCCTCCTGGTGATCGCGCTGGTCACGGATCTTGTGACCCGCCCGCTGGTGCGGCAGGCCGGCTCGCTCTCGGGCGAGCGCGCGGCGATGGTGGAGTCCGGCCGCCGTGGTGCAGAGGCGCTGACGGGCATGGGCATGGAAGACGCCATCGGCCGTGTGTGGGACCGGCTCAACGCACGCTTCGTGGATGCCACAGCGCGCGCGGGCGATGCGGTCGGCCTGTCGGCAGTGCTGTCGAAGACGTTTCGCCTGTTCCTCCAGTCCGCCATGCTGGCGCTGGGCGCGTATCTGGCCATCGGCGGTGCGATTTCCGCCGGTGCAATGATTGCAGCGTCCATCATCATGGCGCGGGGGCTTCAGCCCGTGGAGATGGCGGTGCAGAACTGGCGCCACATGCTGGGCGCGCACGACGCTTATTCGCGGCTGAAGCTGGCGACCAGCAGCGCGCCCCTTGCGGCTGCGGTGGCGCTTCCGGCCCCGCGTGCGGCGCTGCAGGTGGACAATCTCAGCGTCTCGCCGGGCGAAGGGGCTGCCGCGACGCTGACCGGCGTGAGCCTTGCGGTGGAGTGCGGCACGGCGCTGGGCGTGATCGGCCACTCGGGCTCCGGCAAGTCCACGCTGGCGCGGGCGCTCGTCGGCGTATGGCCGGCGCAGGAAGGCACCGTGATGCTGGACGGGGCGCCCCTCCCCCAGTGGATCGCACGGGGCGAACATGTGGGCTACCTCCCGCAGGACGTGGAGTTGATGGACGGGACGGTGGCGGAAAACATCGCCCGGTTTCAGGACGCTGCACCCGACGATGCGGTGGTTGCCGCAGCAATGGCGGCGGGCTGTCACGCGCTCATCCTGTCCCTGCCGGACGGGTATGGCACACGCCTCGGGGGTGGTGGGCGCACCCTGTCGGCCGGTCAGCGCCAGCGGATTGCGCTGGCGCGGGCGCTTTACGGCGATCCGTTCCTCCTGGTGCTCGACGAGCCCAATTCCAACCTCGACGGTCACGGCGATACGGCGCTCAATCGCGCCATTCTGGGCGCAAAGGCGCGCGGGGCGGCGGTTGTGGTTGTGGCGCACCGGCCGTCGGCGCTTTCGGCCATGGACCGGCTGGCGCTGATCGAGAACGGGGCGCTGACCGAATGCGGGCCGCGCGATGTGGTGCTGAAGGCGCTGATGCGGCGGGACAAGACCGCCGCCGCGCCGCGTGCGGAGGCCGCAGATGCCACCGGCAGCGGGGCCGGCGCGTGA
- a CDS encoding HlyD family efflux transporter periplasmic adaptor subunit produces the protein MNAARTITSLRRTIWFGVLVSVLLAFGAGGWAMTARLASAVIAPGTLVLADGAAMVRASVGGAVASVAVRDGDSVAAGDVLVELAEAGRARTGAALNRAIAERQAKLAALVAMRDGAETLVTPRGFTGAPAEAAAFAEARRALAAGIEARAALKAAEQTRRDARAAQIAALKAQAEVERSTALAAEIAEAQAADADAALAFLQSSQARRAAQDEAIAALRTRLGELLAQRDAEARTMAALVLRAPVAGTVFELAATGPGGLVRAGERVATIVPDGAPLIVEARIDPLSVDEVHVGQAASVSLDAFNTRTVQPREGTVIFVGAQTSRADGNGPPFYTVRIALPPEAGDAGTLRPGMPVTAFITTGTQTAAAYLLRPLTDQIARAWREG, from the coding sequence ATGAATGCGGCACGCACGATAACCAGTCTGCGGCGTACCATCTGGTTCGGTGTGCTGGTTTCGGTGCTCCTCGCCTTCGGTGCGGGGGGATGGGCGATGACGGCGCGTCTCGCCTCGGCCGTCATCGCGCCCGGCACGTTGGTGCTGGCCGATGGCGCCGCCATGGTGCGCGCGTCTGTGGGGGGCGCGGTGGCGTCCGTTGCCGTGCGCGACGGCGACAGTGTTGCGGCGGGCGACGTGCTCGTCGAGTTGGCCGAGGCGGGCCGGGCGCGCACCGGCGCGGCGCTCAACCGTGCCATTGCGGAGCGCCAGGCGAAACTGGCGGCCCTCGTTGCCATGCGGGACGGGGCGGAAACGCTTGTCACCCCGCGCGGCTTCACCGGGGCGCCCGCCGAGGCAGCGGCTTTTGCAGAGGCGCGGCGCGCGCTGGCTGCCGGGATCGAGGCCCGCGCCGCACTCAAGGCCGCGGAACAGACCCGGCGGGACGCGCGCGCGGCGCAGATTGCGGCACTCAAGGCGCAAGCAGAGGTCGAGCGGAGCACGGCGCTGGCCGCGGAGATCGCCGAAGCGCAGGCCGCCGATGCGGATGCCGCTCTCGCCTTCTTGCAAAGCAGCCAGGCCCGGCGCGCGGCGCAGGACGAGGCGATCGCGGCGCTCAGGACCCGGCTTGGCGAACTTCTGGCGCAGCGCGACGCGGAGGCCCGGACAATGGCGGCGCTCGTGCTGCGCGCGCCGGTGGCGGGCACCGTGTTCGAGCTTGCGGCCACCGGACCGGGCGGGCTGGTGCGCGCGGGCGAACGGGTGGCAACCATCGTGCCGGACGGCGCGCCGCTCATAGTCGAGGCGCGGATCGACCCCCTGTCGGTGGACGAGGTGCATGTGGGGCAGGCAGCCTCAGTGTCGCTCGATGCGTTCAACACCCGCACCGTTCAACCGCGGGAGGGCACGGTGATCTTCGTGGGCGCACAGACGAGCCGCGCCGATGGCAACGGTCCGCCCTTCTACACGGTGCGGATCGCGTTGCCGCCGGAAGCCGGCGATGCCGGTACGCTCCGGCCCGGCATGCCGGTGACGGCGTTCATCACCACCGGCACGCAGACGGCGGCGGCCTATCTCCTGCGGCCGCTGACAGACCAGATCGCACGCGCCTGGCGGGAAGGCTGA
- a CDS encoding monovalent cation:proton antiporter-2 (CPA2) family protein codes for MDENHASELMIVIAFLATAVVFVPLFKRFGLGAVLGYLAAGVLLGPSMLDITKRPEAILEFAELGVVFLLFLIGLELNPNRLWSMRRDIFGLGLLQIIVCSGLLMIYPLLVAGRPWEVALVAGLGLALSSTALVIQIIEERGAMGLQYGQKTFAVLLMQDIAIVPLLLIVTFLAPGGGDEPLDGAAMLVSVGKAVLAVGGVILVGHYLLSPVFRILARFGGREIMTAAALLVVLSAGTALVSVGLSMAMGAFLAGVLLAESNYRRELEADIEPFRGLLLGLFFLSVGMTIELPLVADNLLLVAGGVITLVVLKGLIVYGLARGFGENHMTATKTGLLLSQGGEFGFVLFSAAASQGVMTTEDSSLLIATVILSMVTTPLLLKFLTPILIRPNIKAEPAEDFDGADGEILVIGFGRFGQLVSQMLLAGGHTPTLLDNDAERVTEAQRFGNRVYYGDGRRLDVLRAAGAEHARIIMVCVAPAACATTVVDLVKAHFTQALVFARAYDRRHALTLFDHKVDYQRRETFDSALRFGRDALVALGAEADAAKEAEVLVRKRDRDRLEYQRIEGLAEGHAKWREVTPEPYTNFDDVGENDRKEAAAE; via the coding sequence ATGGACGAGAACCACGCTTCCGAGCTCATGATCGTCATCGCGTTTCTCGCGACGGCGGTTGTTTTCGTGCCGCTGTTCAAGCGGTTCGGGCTCGGCGCGGTGCTGGGCTATCTGGCGGCCGGCGTGCTCCTCGGCCCGTCCATGCTGGACATCACCAAACGGCCCGAAGCGATCCTCGAATTTGCCGAGCTGGGGGTGGTGTTCCTCCTCTTCCTGATCGGGCTGGAGCTGAACCCGAACCGCCTGTGGTCCATGCGGCGGGACATATTCGGCCTTGGCCTTCTGCAGATCATCGTCTGCTCAGGCTTATTGATGATCTATCCGCTGCTGGTTGCCGGCCGGCCGTGGGAGGTCGCACTGGTCGCCGGCCTCGGCCTTGCGCTGTCCTCCACCGCGCTGGTGATCCAGATCATCGAAGAGCGCGGCGCCATGGGCCTGCAATACGGGCAGAAGACCTTTGCCGTCCTTCTGATGCAGGACATCGCCATCGTCCCGCTGCTCCTGATCGTGACTTTCCTCGCGCCCGGCGGCGGGGACGAGCCGCTGGACGGCGCCGCAATGCTCGTCTCGGTCGGCAAGGCCGTCCTCGCAGTGGGGGGGGTGATCCTCGTCGGCCACTACCTGCTGTCGCCGGTGTTCCGGATTCTCGCCCGCTTCGGCGGCCGCGAGATCATGACGGCCGCCGCGCTGCTGGTCGTCCTGTCTGCCGGAACCGCGCTCGTATCGGTCGGCCTGTCCATGGCGATGGGCGCCTTCCTGGCCGGCGTGCTCCTGGCGGAAAGCAATTACAGGCGCGAGCTTGAAGCCGATATCGAGCCGTTCCGCGGCCTGCTTCTCGGTCTCTTCTTCCTGTCCGTGGGAATGACCATCGAGCTGCCGCTGGTGGCTGACAACCTGCTTCTGGTGGCCGGCGGTGTCATCACGCTGGTGGTTCTGAAGGGGCTCATCGTGTACGGCCTCGCGCGCGGTTTCGGCGAAAACCACATGACCGCCACCAAGACCGGGCTGCTCCTGTCGCAAGGCGGCGAATTCGGCTTCGTGCTGTTCAGTGCCGCGGCATCCCAGGGGGTGATGACCACGGAGGATTCCAGCCTCCTTATCGCCACCGTCATCTTGTCGATGGTGACGACCCCGCTCCTCCTTAAATTCCTGACGCCAATCCTGATCCGCCCCAACATCAAGGCCGAACCGGCGGAGGACTTCGATGGCGCGGACGGCGAGATCCTGGTGATCGGCTTCGGCCGGTTCGGGCAGCTGGTCTCGCAGATGCTGCTGGCCGGCGGCCACACGCCGACCCTTCTGGACAACGACGCCGAGCGCGTCACCGAGGCTCAGCGCTTCGGCAACCGCGTCTATTATGGCGATGGCCGCCGGCTCGACGTGCTGCGCGCCGCCGGGGCCGAGCACGCCCGGATCATCATGGTGTGCGTTGCGCCGGCGGCCTGCGCCACCACCGTTGTGGACCTCGTGAAGGCGCATTTCACGCAAGCTCTTGTGTTCGCCCGCGCCTACGACAGGCGGCACGCGCTCACACTGTTCGACCACAAGGTGGACTACCAGCGCCGCGAGACCTTCGATTCCGCGCTCCGCTTCGGGCGCGATGCGCTGGTGGCGCTTGGCGCCGAGGCCGACGCGGCGAAGGAGGCCGAGGTGCTGGTGCGCAAGCGCGACCGGGACCGCCTGGAATACCAACGCATCGAAGGTCTGGCCGAGGGCCACGCCAAGTGGCGCGAGGTGACGCCGGAACCCTACACCAATTTCGACGATGTGGGCGAGAACGACCGCAAGGAGGCCGCCGCGGAGTAG
- a CDS encoding patatin-like phospholipase family protein — protein MAPKKINVALQGGGAHGAFTWGVLTVLLESDEVAIDGVTGTSAGAMNAAVMMSGYMKGGKPAAIAALRAFWFDTSEAARFSPLRRSAMDMLMGNWSLDASPAYIAMDIASRLVSPAIANPLGINPLSPIVDKHVDFSLLKQCIDLKLFVAATNVRNGRVRIFPHSELTPDALLASACIPQMFAPVVIDGEAYWDGGFMGNPPLYPLFYETDTADTVIVQINPVERTEIPFTAREIVNRVNEITFNASLLKELRAVRFVTRLIEEGKLHPEQYMRVRLHRIAAEELRPLSASSKMNAEWEFLEHLYKMGRRAAEHWLERHLHDIGERDTLDLDEELD, from the coding sequence ATGGCGCCGAAGAAGATCAATGTCGCACTCCAGGGGGGCGGTGCCCACGGAGCGTTCACATGGGGCGTCCTCACGGTTCTTCTGGAAAGCGATGAGGTCGCCATCGACGGCGTCACCGGCACCTCGGCCGGCGCCATGAACGCCGCCGTCATGATGTCCGGCTACATGAAGGGCGGCAAGCCGGCCGCGATTGCCGCACTGCGAGCCTTCTGGTTCGACACCAGCGAGGCGGCAAGGTTCAGCCCGCTGCGGCGCAGCGCGATGGACATGCTGATGGGCAACTGGAGCCTCGACGCGTCGCCCGCCTATATCGCCATGGACATTGCGTCCCGGCTGGTGTCCCCGGCCATTGCCAACCCGCTCGGCATCAACCCGCTGTCGCCCATTGTCGACAAGCACGTGGATTTCTCGCTGCTCAAGCAGTGCATCGACCTCAAGCTCTTCGTGGCAGCCACCAACGTGCGCAACGGCCGCGTGCGCATCTTCCCGCACAGCGAGCTGACGCCGGATGCGTTGCTGGCCTCGGCCTGCATTCCGCAGATGTTCGCCCCGGTGGTCATCGACGGCGAGGCGTACTGGGACGGCGGCTTCATGGGCAACCCGCCGCTCTATCCGCTGTTTTACGAAACGGACACGGCGGACACCGTCATCGTCCAGATCAACCCGGTGGAGCGAACCGAAATTCCCTTCACAGCGCGCGAAATCGTCAACCGCGTCAACGAGATCACCTTCAACGCATCGCTGCTCAAGGAGCTGCGCGCCGTCCGGTTCGTCACCCGGCTGATCGAGGAAGGCAAGCTGCATCCGGAACAATATATGCGCGTTCGCCTGCACCGGATTGCTGCCGAAGAGCTGCGTCCGCTATCGGCATCCTCGAAGATGAATGCGGAGTGGGAATTCCTCGAGCATCTCTATAAAATGGGACGCCGGGCTGCTGAACACTGGCTCGAACGGCACCTTCACGACATTGGCGAGCGCGACACGCTCGACCTCGACGAAGAACTCGACTGA
- a CDS encoding endonuclease/exonuclease/phosphatase family protein, translated as MRSFLTALMVLVLAVLAAGFLGRIHPAFDSIGHFRLHVLLVALGLAALAALAGARRIAAAGLVAALAAFISVAPYVLPLGNNPTAKASAGTGTPGVTLLQMNLLFNADLTAAMRTISDSNADIVTLQEVTPAHWETLAALNYPHRTRCETPRRVGDVAILSRLPFAAAPDVCIPQENFMARAVPFGDGTLNVVSQHLSWPWPHAQQRQVEIVAPTLNGLRAPTVIAGDFNAAPWSANLRAYARAAGTEPVGGIGTTWPTMLPGWLTRLAGLPIDNILVTPGLGVAAAILPPTASDHSPVLVNLTPTP; from the coding sequence ATGCGTTCGTTTCTGACAGCTTTGATGGTTCTGGTGCTCGCCGTGCTTGCGGCGGGCTTTCTGGGCCGCATCCACCCTGCGTTCGACAGTATCGGCCATTTCCGGCTGCACGTGCTGCTCGTGGCACTCGGCCTTGCCGCGCTTGCGGCACTGGCAGGGGCCCGCCGCATCGCCGCCGCCGGGTTGGTCGCAGCGCTCGCGGCCTTCATCTCCGTGGCGCCATACGTGCTGCCCCTCGGCAATAATCCGACTGCAAAGGCCAGTGCCGGCACGGGGACGCCCGGGGTCACGCTCCTGCAGATGAACCTCTTGTTCAATGCGGACCTTACGGCAGCAATGCGCACCATATCGGACAGCAACGCCGATATTGTGACCTTGCAGGAGGTGACGCCGGCGCACTGGGAGACGCTGGCGGCGCTCAACTACCCCCACCGCACGCGCTGCGAAACGCCCCGCCGCGTCGGCGACGTGGCGATCCTCTCCCGCCTTCCCTTCGCCGCGGCGCCCGATGTCTGCATCCCGCAGGAAAATTTCATGGCACGCGCGGTGCCGTTCGGCGACGGAACGCTGAATGTGGTGTCGCAGCACCTGTCCTGGCCGTGGCCGCACGCGCAGCAACGCCAGGTCGAGATTGTCGCCCCCACCCTCAACGGCTTGCGCGCACCCACCGTCATTGCCGGGGATTTCAACGCGGCACCGTGGAGCGCCAACCTGCGCGCCTATGCCCGCGCTGCCGGGACCGAGCCGGTGGGCGGCATTGGCACCACCTGGCCGACCATGCTGCCGGGCTGGCTGACGCGCCTTGCCGGCCTCCCGATCGACAACATTCTGGTCACGCCCGGCCTTGGCGTTGCCGCTGCGATACTTCCGCCCACAGCCTCGGACCATTCACCCGTGCTGGTGAACCTCACCCCCACCCCCTGA
- a CDS encoding 3-hydroxybutyrate dehydrogenase gives MLKGKSAVITGSTSGIGLGYATALADAGVNVMINGFGDADAIEAERAKLEAKGVKAVYSGADMTKPAEIAAMIAEANDKLGSVDILINNAGIQHVAPIEDFPDEKWNAIIAINLSSAFHTTKHAVPLMKARGWGRIINTASAHALVASPAKSAYVAAKHGIAGLTKVVALEVAEHGITANAICPGYVWTPLAEKQIPDTAKARGITEEEVKRDVLLAAQPTREFVTVEQVAALAMFLCQDAAKSITGAILPMDGGWTAA, from the coding sequence ATGCTGAAGGGAAAGAGCGCGGTCATCACCGGGTCGACATCCGGGATCGGCCTTGGCTACGCCACCGCGCTGGCCGACGCCGGCGTCAACGTGATGATCAACGGCTTTGGCGATGCCGATGCCATCGAGGCGGAGCGCGCGAAGCTGGAGGCCAAGGGCGTCAAGGCGGTCTACTCCGGCGCCGACATGACCAAACCCGCCGAGATTGCCGCCATGATCGCCGAGGCCAACGACAAGCTCGGCAGCGTCGACATTCTCATCAACAACGCCGGCATCCAGCACGTCGCCCCGATCGAGGATTTCCCGGACGAGAAGTGGAATGCGATCATCGCGATTAACCTCTCGTCCGCCTTCCACACCACCAAGCACGCCGTGCCGCTGATGAAGGCGAGGGGCTGGGGCCGGATCATCAACACCGCGTCGGCCCATGCGCTGGTCGCATCGCCGGCCAAGTCGGCCTACGTCGCCGCCAAGCATGGCATTGCCGGCCTCACCAAGGTGGTGGCGCTGGAAGTGGCCGAGCACGGCATCACCGCCAACGCCATCTGCCCCGGCTATGTGTGGACCCCGCTCGCGGAAAAGCAGATCCCGGACACGGCAAAGGCCCGCGGCATCACCGAAGAGGAGGTCAAGCGCGACGTTCTTCTCGCAGCCCAGCCCACGCGCGAATTCGTGACCGTGGAGCAGGTGGCGGCCCTCGCCATGTTCCTGTGCCAGGACGCGGCAAAGTCGATCACCGGCGCGATCCTGCCGATGGACGGTGGCTGGACGGCTGCATAA
- a CDS encoding AarF/ABC1/UbiB kinase family protein, giving the protein MDAERNSFTGRASRYARVSGNMTGVAAKMLGARLMGGTQDHDKNAMEITKALGNLKGPLMKVAQLLSTIPDALPPEYAAELASLQSDAPPMGYPFVKRRMAAELGPNWLQRFSAFEKAPAAAASLGQVHRARTPDGQDVACKLQYPNMDSAIEADLKQLGFVFQLHKRMKSGIDTSQINAEIADRLREELDYEHEAKAAKLYAITFANDPTVRVPTVVDDLSTRRLLTMGWLNGKRLLDYKTAPLEVRNRIAAALFRAYWHPFADIAVIHGDPHLGNYTVFEEDGEPAGINLLDYGCIRIFPPSFAGGVIDLYEGLLHGDDERVVHAYEVWGFKGLSRELIDVLNVWARFIYGPLLEDRVRSLADGTKPGEYGRREAFSVHKMLKEKGPVTVPREFVFMDRAAIGLGAVLLHLGAELNFYELFQTELAASPREGQADRQAAALAASGLAPTV; this is encoded by the coding sequence ATGGACGCAGAGCGCAACAGTTTCACCGGCCGGGCCAGTCGCTACGCGCGGGTCAGCGGCAACATGACGGGCGTTGCGGCAAAGATGCTGGGCGCGCGCCTGATGGGCGGCACGCAGGACCACGACAAGAACGCCATGGAAATCACCAAGGCGCTGGGCAACCTGAAGGGGCCGCTGATGAAGGTGGCGCAGCTTCTGTCCACCATCCCCGACGCGCTGCCCCCCGAATACGCCGCCGAGCTTGCCTCTCTGCAATCCGATGCGCCGCCGATGGGCTACCCCTTCGTCAAGCGCCGGATGGCGGCCGAGCTTGGCCCCAACTGGCTCCAGCGGTTTTCAGCGTTCGAGAAGGCGCCGGCGGCTGCCGCCTCGCTCGGACAGGTCCACCGCGCGCGGACGCCGGACGGGCAGGACGTCGCCTGCAAGCTCCAGTATCCCAACATGGATTCGGCGATCGAGGCGGACCTCAAGCAGCTCGGCTTCGTGTTCCAGCTGCACAAGCGGATGAAGTCCGGCATCGACACCTCGCAGATCAACGCCGAGATCGCCGACCGCCTGCGCGAGGAGCTGGACTACGAGCACGAGGCGAAGGCGGCGAAGCTCTACGCCATCACCTTCGCCAACGACCCGACGGTGCGCGTGCCGACCGTGGTGGACGACCTGTCCACCCGCCGCCTCCTGACCATGGGCTGGCTGAACGGCAAGCGCCTGCTCGACTACAAGACGGCGCCGCTGGAAGTGCGCAACCGCATCGCCGCGGCCCTCTTCCGCGCCTACTGGCACCCGTTCGCCGACATTGCGGTGATCCACGGCGACCCGCACCTCGGCAATTACACCGTGTTCGAGGAAGACGGAGAGCCCGCCGGCATCAACCTTCTCGACTATGGCTGCATCCGCATCTTTCCGCCGTCGTTCGCCGGCGGCGTGATCGATCTTTACGAGGGCCTTCTCCACGGCGACGACGAGCGCGTGGTCCACGCCTACGAGGTGTGGGGCTTCAAGGGCCTGTCGCGCGAGCTGATCGACGTTCTCAACGTCTGGGCGCGCTTCATCTACGGGCCGCTTCTGGAGGACCGGGTTCGCTCGCTGGCCGACGGCACCAAGCCCGGCGAATACGGTCGGCGCGAGGCCTTCTCCGTGCACAAGATGCTGAAAGAGAAGGGGCCGGTGACGGTGCCGCGCGAGTTCGTGTTCATGGACCGCGCCGCCATCGGCCTCGGTGCGGTCCTCCTCCATCTGGGCGCGGAGCTGAACTTCTACGAGCTGTTCCAGACCGAGCTTGCGGCCTCCCCGCGCGAGGGCCAGGCGGACCGGCAGGCGGCAGCGCTCGCCGCCTCCGGCCTCGCCCCAACGGTTTAG